Proteins from one Juglans microcarpa x Juglans regia isolate MS1-56 chromosome 1S, Jm3101_v1.0, whole genome shotgun sequence genomic window:
- the LOC121247181 gene encoding 50S ribosomal protein HLP, mitochondrial-like isoform X1, which translates to MAAGFASKWSLVGRSLLGGLNNLSSLLGTSNGITCSHSLSQQQRTFIQMRTVLKVVDNSGAKKVMCIQALKGKKGARLGDTIVASVKEAHPNGKVKKGKVVYGVVVRAAMQRGRCDGSEVKFDDNAVVLVDKQGQPIGTRVFGPVPHELRKKKHVKILTLAGHIA; encoded by the exons TGGGTCGTTCATTGTTGGGTGGCCTCAACAACTTGTCTAGTTTACTTGGCACATCGAATGGGATAACTTGCAGCCATTCCTTATCACAG CAGCAAAGGACTTTCATTCAGATGCGAACGGTTCTCAAAGTTGTGGACAACTCTGGGGCTAAAAAGGTGATGTGCATACAAGCTTTAAAGGGGAAGAAAGGTGCAAGACTGGGAGACACAATAGTTGCATCAGTCAAGGAAGCCCATCCAAATGGAAAAGTAAAGAAGGGAAAGGTTGTATATGGCGTGGTTGTACGTGCTGCAATGCAACGTGGCCGCTGTGATGGCAGTGAGGTGAAGTTTGATGACAATGCCGTGGTGCTTGTCGACAAGCAAGGCCAACCGATTGGGACCAGAGTTTTTGGGCCTGTCCCGCATGAGCTGAGGAAGAAAAAGCATGTCAAGATTCTCACTTTGGCGGGGCATATTGCCTGA
- the LOC121247181 gene encoding 50S ribosomal protein HLP, mitochondrial-like isoform X2, with product MAAGFASKWSLVGRSLLGGLNNLSSLLGTSNGITCSHSLSQQRTFIQMRTVLKVVDNSGAKKVMCIQALKGKKGARLGDTIVASVKEAHPNGKVKKGKVVYGVVVRAAMQRGRCDGSEVKFDDNAVVLVDKQGQPIGTRVFGPVPHELRKKKHVKILTLAGHIA from the exons TGGGTCGTTCATTGTTGGGTGGCCTCAACAACTTGTCTAGTTTACTTGGCACATCGAATGGGATAACTTGCAGCCATTCCTTATCACAG CAAAGGACTTTCATTCAGATGCGAACGGTTCTCAAAGTTGTGGACAACTCTGGGGCTAAAAAGGTGATGTGCATACAAGCTTTAAAGGGGAAGAAAGGTGCAAGACTGGGAGACACAATAGTTGCATCAGTCAAGGAAGCCCATCCAAATGGAAAAGTAAAGAAGGGAAAGGTTGTATATGGCGTGGTTGTACGTGCTGCAATGCAACGTGGCCGCTGTGATGGCAGTGAGGTGAAGTTTGATGACAATGCCGTGGTGCTTGTCGACAAGCAAGGCCAACCGATTGGGACCAGAGTTTTTGGGCCTGTCCCGCATGAGCTGAGGAAGAAAAAGCATGTCAAGATTCTCACTTTGGCGGGGCATATTGCCTGA